In the genome of Fusarium poae strain DAOMC 252244 chromosome 1, whole genome shotgun sequence, the window ATGCCCAACCCGAGCAGGGGAACCATAAGTAAACAGAACAAAAGGATacacgaaaaaaaaaaaacgcaTCTATTGCGCAATGACGGACTTTATCTTCGCTTGCAGACTGCGAGCATAGAATCCGGAGATTTGATTATCCACAAGATAATATTCTTCAAATCCTGCTGTATCCGTAACCAGAATGGAATGACAGTAAGCATAAAGTTATGCATTTGCATACTCTTTCACAAGCTACTCGCCAAGTATTTGAATCCTTGTGATTCGCAGACAACGCGTCCTTCCCACGGTTCACCGTAGAGTAGTCTAGGATATTAGTATGTAGGATAACTGGAACAGAAAGATGCATGCGCTGTCAATTCCTCTGTGGGGTTCCATCATAGCAAAAGAAAATATcacaaacaaaaagaaaggcCGGTAGATCCGTTCGTCTCCCAACTATCTTCCTCTCGGTTGCATCTTCTGACTCTCATGGAAACACATTACAACCTTGAATACATACATGCATCCACCACTGATGCCATACCGCTTCTTGTTGCAAATCGAAACATAAACTGAACACAAGGATGCCTTGCCGTCAATGTTTTTCGTTATCCAACATGACATGTTTCCAACACGCTCTTCTCACTTTCCAACCTCGGGTTCGCCTATTCGCTTACAGCAACTAACAACCCAGTGACCCATCTTTGGTTCCAAGTTTACTGCGGGTTCACGTTTCCTCGGCTCTACAATGTGAGCAGGTCATTAGCTTCTTAGCCTGTGGGTACATTCAGCTCAAGTATCCGTGTAGTGTATGTGTATTGTATCGTTATCTTAGCCTCATCATTGCTTCATCAATGATGCCAAACTCCAAAACGCCTCCCTTCACATGCAATGGCAACCAACTTTTGACTTGGTTCTGAAACTCAACCTTACTCGCCACACCTTGGCGCGGGGAGAGATAACCTGTGGCTTTCTACAAGTGGCGCAGTTCTCTGCATCCATCTTCTCACTAGGCAGTGCGTAGGCAGGCTGGCAGGGCAGGTCGATCAACATCAATCCTCCTCTGAGCCGCCGGTAAATCGCACTCTTTTTGATGGACGCGCGGCGACATCGCTTGGGTTGCTCGTCGAAGCTCCGCCTTCATTGTGATGCCCACCAACTGTAATTTTGTCGGATTGCGATGTCCGCTTGAGTCTATTCGTCATCTGAAGAGTTCCGAGAACCATCCCTGCATCGTTTGTCTTCTTTGTGGGGGAGTCATCCAATACCAACCCTTCATCAGGGTGCATGGTGCGCCCGAATCCCCTTCTGAAAATGTACTGAGGCGTGCCGAGAGGTGCCATCTGACCTTCTTTGCTGAGTTCGCCTTCAACCATCGGCATTGGGTTGATTCGCGCGTTCTTGATCCAGTCGAAGATCGGACCAACATCTAGAATCGATTGCACCCGGTGGTGTTCCGCCTGCGTCATGTGCTGCTTTCGTTCCAATATCACCTCTTCTATGCTGTTCTTCAACACCAATGTCTCGACAAAAACCGCCTTTTTCTGACTAATGCGACGTGCACGACCAATCGCCTGCGCTTCCACCTGTGGATTGAGTACTGGGTTGATAAAGTATATCCTCGATGCCTCTCTCATGTCCAGGCCAAAAGCTGCCTGTGATATGTCCATCAGTAGAACCCTAAATCGTTAGCACTTAGCTTGGTATAGTGACTGAGTAGTTACCTGAATTTCGGATTGTGATTGAATGTATTAACATATTGGGACCTCCTCTGTACGGTCAAGCCTTTGGCGTAGATAAGATGTTGTATTTGGAGCTGTTTGACGTTAGAGCTAGACTTTGACCAGAGGCAGTCTTGTCAACCTACAACTTCGAGCATACCCGCTAGGTACCATGCAATATTGTCGTTTTCATAAAATATAAGTatcttctcatcttcctgATATCTTAGAATGTTGTCAATGAGATAGGAAAGCTTGTTTGACGCAGTAGCCGTTATTCTCGCTTCTTCCAGAGGCCCAAGAGCACCATCAAGAATAGCCTCAGCTTCCGGCTTTGTGTCCTTCATACCACGAGCACGTATGCTTGGGTGCTGGTCATTTCCCAGCTTGGTGTTTCCAGCCCGTGTTTGTGAGTTCTTTCCTGGATCGTTTGACGCAAGCATGCGCTCCCTCTCGGAGACTCCCTCTTGGGCTAGCTGACCGTTGAGTAGTGAGTTGAACTTGTCAGGCTTCGACACTGATTCGTAGACGAGTTTTTGAAGGGCTACCAGCATGTTTGATGAGCTACACATGCCGTCTCCCGTCTCGCCGTCCAATGACCAAGACGCACTGGAACTGTTCGGCATGCCTTTGACGAAAACCGGCATCTCGTGGAATTGATTACTCAGTGCCTTgagcttattatttattacgACATGGCCAAACTGTATCGCTTGTTCGAGAAGTAGACGATCTTCATCGCTAATGGGGACTTTCTTTTCCTGAAGGAACTTTTCGGCAGTCTCAACAGCTTTTACAATATCTTCTTGCGAATAGAAAGAACCACCAAAGAAGCTTGCTTGCTTGAGATTTTGAAAAACCTGCGTCAATGCTTTTCGCTGTTTGGCGTGGAAGAAATAGTCCATGTCGGTTCGCTGAGATTGTACGGCATTGAAGATAACCATCATTGCAAAGATGTTGAGGGACATTTTGTCTTGGTACGAACCCTTCAGAACAACCAATCTTTCATTCACAGGAGGTAAGAGATCACCGACTTCTGTGAGGCGGTGTCTGATGATGAGGGAGTTTAAGGTAGATCTCAAGATGTCCCAGCGACCTCGACCAGTTGATTTGTGCTTTGGGAGCAGCAGATACGTCGTCCAATCCGCTGTGGTGTCCCCAGATTCCAGAGAGGTTTTTGCCCAGGGTCGAACTTTAAGATAGAGCACTGCAATCGCGCCGATTCTCGTCAAAtctttcttttccatctCGAGATCAGAGTTGCTTTCATCGACGCGAGTTTTGGTCCGGGCGATATCTTCGCGGTGTACTCCGTCTGATTCCTTTGCCATCTTTTGAGCATCAACTCCGTACAAACCATGAGATGGGGTACCAGTCACAATCCAACGCGAGGAGAAATGTAGAGATTCCAAAACGAGTAGCATATCGCTCTTGCCACTTATTCTGGAATTGCCAAGCTTGTGTCCCTCATCGACGATGCATCGTTTGAAATGAATCTGGGATAACGGAGAGGCATCAACTCCcccttcttttctctttagtGCTTCCAGTCGAGGCTGAGAGAAGAGTAGCATGTCGTACTTGAGCAGATCCCTGGGAGGCGGCAAGTCTTTGTATCCGTCCACTACCAGAACCTCCAAACCGTCGGTGTGTTTTTTTATCTCCTGTTTCCATTGCGCTAGTAGGTTGGAAGGTACCACGACGATACTGCCATTGCTGAGATAAACTCGCTTCTTGGTCAATTCCACTACCCCAGAAGCACGTCTTGTGGTTCGCCTTGTCTTTGGTGGCGGAATAAAGTAATAGCCGGGGTTCTCTTCGAGCGCCTTAATACATTGTGTGTATTCGTGGCCCGATTGTGCTTTGCAAAGGTTGAACCAGGGTTTCCATGGCACCGAGTGCCTCGTAGCACAGGAAGCAGCCATGTCCGCCAGAGAGGCCAAGCCCTTCCTTATTGGGCCATCTCCGACACGAAAGTGCTCGGGGGGTTGGGCTGGTAGGTCTCTCGTAGCAAGAATAAGTGCGAGGCAGATGATAGTTTTACCAGCGCCCATCTCTTCGGCGAGAATGCCACCAGCAACTCCATCATAATAGCGTGGATCCTTCAAGACTGTACTGGCAACTGGGTCAAAGTACCAAGCTCCGCCTTCTTGGTCCTGGATCTGAAGTAAACGAGGGTCGAGAACCTGCTCTGATCGGACTTCTTTTTGCAGCATCAATGCCGCTGACCTTCGCTGGTAAGGATACAATTGTGAATTCAGGCCTGGAATTGTGCCATTCAAAATATTGCAGATAGCTGATTTATTATACGGATCCTCAATCGAGTCAATTGTAGGCGCAGGCGAAGGGATGTTGTTAAAGAGCTGAAGAAGTGAcatgccttcttcttggtcacTGTTCAAGTTGACAGTTGTGCGGATGTGCAGCCTGTCCACCCATATCGCATTTGCGTTTCCGTTCCATGCTTCTTGGGAGTAGTTCAACTGCTCAAGGATTTTGTTTCTGGATCTGAGTAAGGAACGATCTGATCGTTCAACAGTGCGGCGTAGCGCATCATCCGGGAGGAGGTACAGCCTCAAAGTGCCTCGGTCGGAATCTTTGTGTTTGACATTAAATTCAAGTCTTGCCCAGGACTTTCGGCACAGGTCCAAGTATGGTTTGATTCGTTTTATCTGTGTCAATTTGATTTCCAAATCATTTGGTAGGTAAGTATCGTGATCGTTGATGTCCAAGTCACTTGACAAGGAACGAAAGCTTTTCCAACCTGGGAGGTCCTCCGAAGCCCAGACTCTCGATTCTGGACAAAGttcctccttctcaattGTCAAGGATCCAACGGGAATTAGAGGTGCTGTGTTGAGACACATTTTGGGTTGCCTCTATTAGCACCAGCGCTGCAGCAGGTGGTAAGTCGGCAACAGAAAAGGTCGCGGTAGATTTCAAGAGGTTCTATCGAGTCATGTGATGAATAATCGAGTATTTTATTTGAGCTGTGGAATTGGATTTTTGTGAGCGAGGGAGCGAGTAAGTGAAATGATAATATTGAAAGAGGGAAAATGATTGACGGCTGCCTTGATACAGTTCAGTATTAGTGCTCACACCGTGTTATCACACAATGGGTGCTGCACTTGACAGTGTCAACATACTGTGAGGCGCGTAACATAATCCAATCAATTGACCCAAAAGATATCATTCCATCTCACCACTTTGTTTCGTTTTTGGACCagaacaaagaaagaaaagcgCTCGATTATTCTCACGACCGACTCACCACTACATAACAAACCTTTCTTTATTCCCTTCCTTGAGAAACCCAATTACCAAGGCGTTACTAGCACCAATAGCTGTTTAATTCCCCTACGGTTGCTACAGCTAAATGTGTGTACTTGCGTTGGTAAGATACCCTGTACAAAACAACGCTCGAGATCTCGTCTATCTtgtaataaatatttatggATGGTAAATCCTTTCGCAGTCAAGCAATAGGTACTAATGGAATAAACTAGTtgtacaggaagcatcaACGCTATATTCACACAAACATCAAACCACATACAATCCCATTCAGTCCATCATTCATGTCCATTGTGGTGGATACAATGCACCCATAACTCAAATCCTACTACGCATACCTTGCCGTGTCTTTAAATGTTTGTGGTCTATAACCAATCATAAAATTTCCGTATACCCAGAGCGGCAATCTATCATCGTTTTTCTACATTTTTACGACGTAGTAAATTCGAGTAACACCTATATCAACTATATCAGCTACGTAGTAAACGACTCTGCTGTTAAGAATGAAACTATTATACGACGCGACCGTTACTTATCAATATTTAATCCGTGTGTGCACTGCATTTGCAAGGCTATATTGGTCACCAGTTGGTATAGATCATATAAATGAATGAGTACTGGTCATCATTGTTATGAAAATGCTTGTCCATGTATTCGTGGTTAGGAATATTGCATTGACTGGTAGTGGGCCGTAGAGAAAAcaacctcctaagtcttagtgcataaaataaatagtctaagaactatagtctaaggagcataaactgacctactaattttgtttcttatgcttccagcgccTTGAGGGATCGAATCTCTCATTGCGGTTCAGGCATTCCCCGTTGGAGTTTCCGCAATTCACAGCGTCTTTCTTTTGTAAACTCACAGCTTCCAAAAAGCTAACCGTCGTTCACCATCAACCCGTGACTGCCTCCCGTTACAGCAGCTTCCACCGATTAGGTACCTAATAGCCAGCTTCTTTGCCTATCGTCTTCTGCATATCGCGAAACCAAATTCAGCACTTCACTATATATGATATCTACATTTCTTGCGCCAGTAGCGCCATTAAGAAATGGGACGGCTGAAGCGCTGATGGTGGTGTTTTAAGCATCAATTCGGAAGGTCAGCCCAAAGGTCTTGAGCAGTACGTTCTTGCTTTCCGGTGTTCCCAACAACGAGCTCCCCGTGATTCTCACCGCAAACACGCTCGTGAAGGGTTACAAATATTTTCCACCGCTATGGAGGACTTCCTCTATTAGTCTGACCACGACAGAACCATCAAGATGACTCTCTTGTCATGAAGACATTATCCCTACGCTTGCAATCCTTCACTGGTGCAAGAGCAGGCGAGATTCGTCGATCCCACCAATACGAAAGCCTCGAATGTCTTCTATGGGAACACATCACTATTCGCCCCGGTACTACTGCGAACGTGTGTCGTGCTATCATTGATCTTCAGCATACCAAATGTATCCCGTAAGTATCGTCGACGTTCACAATGAGATTTGGCACATCAGACTAATGACTTTCTTTTCTGCAGGAAACAACCCCAGCGGCGGCACGTCTGAGGAGGCCAAACAGTTCTCGAGCCGATCCCGCAACCGCCTTTGCCCTATCAAGCTGCTTCTCTGTCATGCGCTCAGGACCGAGGCTGTCGAGGAAAACTCATGGGAGGAGTTGCGTCAAGTTTCGAAAGAGAGACCGAGAAAGCAGGTCCTATGGACATATATAAAGAGACCAGTTATATGCgctctcagcaacagcagtcAAGAGGTGTTAAAACTTGGCGAGCCTTCAAACACCAGCTCTGCCATCTTGGTTTTCAATGAAGACGCCAAGTGCGTGGGATTACTTACGAACCTCATTCCTCATGATATTCGTCGAGGTACAGCTCGCGAGCTGGCGCATCTAAGGGACTCCAACGTCAGAGTTGCTGTTGAGCAGGCTTGACTCGGACTGGGCCATTCGGAAAGAAGTGTGTCGTGAAGGACCACTAGGCCACAGTCCTCCAAAGCGAAGGCCCCGTTATAAAAGACGAGGTACAAAGGCCTATCAACATCTGGTTTTTAAAAATGCACTGTCCGGAATTACAGGAGTACATCGGTGTTATCGGTGACGATGCGTGGGGGATGCGTGTCAATAATCCATTACCCCAAGCTAACGAAGCATCACCTTGACTACGCTGCCACAGTTGCCATGAAGGTCGtgaccaaaaaaaaaacctcgGCAACAACATGAACCTTGTTCGCTTCACGGCGTATTATCTCGAGCTTTGCGACCAGGTCAATGATCTTTCCGATGGCCATTGGAATACCTTTGATGGTGTATCACAGATTTACGCAACCGCTATCGAGAAACGTCGCGACGCTCACAGCAAACCTCTGGGATGTTCTGAAAAGGTCCTCAATATTATGCAGCGCATATACATTCGTCTGGGAGGACTGTATAGGGGACGTTCGAGACGATGAGCCAAGTCTCAAGACCACCTTCAACACTGCCCATGAAAAGCTGCAGAAATTTTCCCTCATCTTCAAAGACTTCATCAACAAGCCTGAAAGGCACTACATGGATACTTACGGCATGATTTGATGCGTCTGTCGACAGGGTCGTGAGCGACTACAACTTGGAACTTGCCAAGCATCATTACAATCACCGAAAGGTTTTGAACACGACGTGAGAATGCGACAAAGCCATGGCATCTTCCATGGTTGGTTTGAATGGAAACTAATTTATGTTTCAAGAGAAACGGATCAAGTGGTTTTATGTATTGAAGATAAGACAAAGTGTGTGTGCGAAAGGGAGAAAGGTTTAAGAAGCTACCTGGTTCTCCATCTAGgttggaagaagcaagaCCTAGCGTAGTCTCTACTTTTTACTGTGAGCCGAGTGAGAAAGAAAATACAAAGGCCTGATTATTACCGAGCATGTTGGGAGTTGGAAAAACATGATATTGTTACATGATAAACTGAGATTAGGTCATTGCAGCACATCCCATTCCTTCCATGATCTGTTAAGTCTTACCATGGTAACGAACTTGCCGGTTTAATTGTAGGGAGGTACATCTGATTGCTCCACTGTTATGTCTTCTGAACTGGAAGTCTTGCATTAAGTAGAGGCCCTAGAGTATCTGTCATCTGTTGTCCAGAAACGGATATCCTCTCACCGCTACATATACCGTCAGCCCAATAGGGGGCAAGACCTTTTGTTTCGGTATTTCATAGTAAGTACTCCTATGTAGTTCATATTTGATTCGTTAGATACGAAACTGCCTATAAAATTTGCCCTGACTTAGTGCCTGAATACACATCGCCGCCGACTTGGGGTGCCCGCTTACATGCCCGCTGACATGCGGGTCCTTGTAGATTTCGCAGTCTAGACTGGAACAGACGTCCAATGTTGACAGAAACACCATCACTAGCCCAAACTATAGGGCATCGGCACGGCGTTAATGGGTCAGGGACATTTCGCTAACTGGCTTTGACAATCTAGAGTCGTTATGCTTGCCTTGAAGTTCCCAGTCACGAGCCAATGATTCGGGATCCTTACTCTCTGTCTTGGACTATAAAGCCATCTTATAATGTCTTCAAAGTACGCTCTCGGTACTACACCTCTCAATCGCCTTTAAATCTAATTCATCTTCTCAGAACCACACAAGATGCAGCTTATCAGCCTTTCCGCCCTCACGCTATTTGCCTCATCTGCGCTTGCGGCCAGTTGTTTTGGTAACCAGCAAAAGGGCATCGCAGAATTTCAAAATGCGTACTGGGACGCTCGCTCAAAGATGTGCGGCAACTCGGAATGTGGCTATCAACAAAGCTGCACGACGCAGGGTTCCCAGACCCTACAAGGACTCGCCAAAGTCACTGTCAAAGTCTCCCTAGAGCGCAAGAACACGGGTAACAAGAAGGGATTCAAGGACTGCTGGGTATGTAACCGAACTGTATATTTGTGGAACAGCGCTTACAAGAATCGATTGGCAGGATGCTACAGGAGACATCATCGTTCAATGTGTTCGAGGAAGTCAGCAAATGAGTGGAACATGGGAAGCCAATGGTCAGCTATATCAAATGAACGGCTGGTATGCTTGATTTTAAGGGGAGAGCCATGCCTTTCTAAACCATAGCTTGTTACAAGGTTGTCTGTCTACCTACTGTGTGGCTACCTTGGGCACTATCACTCAATCAAGTACAGgagaatataaagtattgatatgagagttcaATATTAAGCAGCAATCTATCGTCGGGCGATGATGGTCAGTTTGTTGCGAGAGACGTCGACTGCTTCGATAACATCGTAACGAACCAACCGGAGCCCATAACTACAACAGTGACTGCCTTGGAGATGCTTTACTATGAATGGAGTCTACCAGAAATACATTCTGTAGTGCCCTAGTACTCCCCGAGCCCTCCATCAAGGTGTTTGGAGACTGAGAAGATCCAGGGCTTCGGAAGCGCCATGCCTTGATAGCAGGACGATCCAGGCCGACTCCCTCAATGACGTCCACAACATAGTTACCGACATTGGGTAAAAACTTGAAAGCATGACCGCTTCCGCCAGTCGCAACCATCAGCCCTTCCTGACCAGGTACACGATCGATAACAAAGTGGTTATCAAAAGTGTCAGTATACCAGCACAGTCTTGTGAAGGAAACGTCCTTGACCTCTTGCAGAACCTCAGGAAGGTGCTGAGATACGAAGGATGCAATGGTATCCATGGCCTGTCTTGGAATTTTCGTAATCTTGCGAGACTCTGACCAACGAGTCACGGGTACGCTTCTCTCCCTGCCATCTGCCTGAACCTGAGGATTGGTGTATTTTATACCACGGTAGCCGATCTTCAGGTGGCCTTCTCCATCGACTGGAAAGCCATAAAGGCCTCCGGTGGCACCTTGCCTCATGTTATATATCCAGGTTGGGAAGTTTTGCGGCGAAAACCGGTCGAATAGTGGTGATGTTTTGGGAATATTGAAGACGGCAACGGAGCCTGCTGTGGCCTCACAAAGACCGTCAAGTTCAGGGACAAGAAGTGTTGTTTGAGGGCCACAGGCCATGATGGTCAGCTTAGCATCGTGTGTTTTCCCGTCCTTGGTGCGAATGCCGACGATCTTTCCCCCACTCCGAGAAAACGAGACGAATGATCCAGACATCtcatcgagaatgaactttACACCATGCTTGCGAGCTTTGTAGAGCGCAAGTCGACATGCCTTGTCAGCAGCAACATGTCCGCCACTCGTGTCGAGTATTCCTACCATGGACTTTCCGTTGGATTGAGCGCGAAACTGATCAGTTTCAAAGCCAAGCGACCTACACGTCTGGACATCTTCAGGATCATTGGTGACAAGTTGATTTGACACGCACAACTTCTTGGCGTTCTCAACTGTTGCTCTCTCAAAGGGAAGCAGAGTTTCGCCCTCATTGAAAGATATAGCTCCATTGTTGTAAAACACCTTGTCGTTGGATTTCATACCAGGTGGTACCTCACCGCCCGCTATATCGGAGTTCCATTCATTCCACAAGGCTATGGCTTCAAGTGAAAGCTCTTGGTACTCGGTCTGAGTCCCGTAAGATGATCTGATGATCTTGTTCAAGTCTTTGTATTTGTTAGAGCAGGCGCATACTCGATAGATATAGTTGCAGATAGTACTGACCTGCAGAGGCAGCATCACAGCCTTTCTGGTATGAATAGAGCCCCGTGTCGTAGTTTCTTCTATCATATACAGTTACGTTACTGTATCCtctcttggcaagattcaAGGCTGTGCTTAGCCCAAAGACACCGGCGCCAACAATTGCGATGGGGTCTTGCTTATGCATTTTTTGTGTTATGTTTGCAGTTATCTGGGTCTCAGCGTAGTATAATGTTAATGCCGAAATACTACTGCTTTGTTTTAATTCTGCCTGTTTGACTGTCTCAACGTTATGATGACCGGTCACTAGACTCCGCCCGCTTGCATCGGGGGTTTGCGAAGAGCTAAGCCTAGCCTTTCCGATTTCTGCGGAACAATGATAGGCCAACCGTGTTTATCAATTCCCACTATCTTGGTTGGTGAAACAATGCCTATTATGGCCCGGAATCCACCGATATCGCTTAGGGTCGCTGTAACCCATTCTACCCATAGTCTCGGAGGAATCCAGATGGAACTGATCAATCGCAATTGTGGGCTTGTTCCACATCTTTTAGATAAGGAATCTGGGGTAATTGGGGTGACATTTGACCCTTGCTGCAACACCGTTCCAGGACAAGCCTAGAGCGCTAACAAGATTGAAAGTAGTAATATACCCTCGATAGATCGCTGGGATGGCAAGCACCGACAAGCAGTTCATTACGTTCTTGTCTCTTATATTCCTCATTAGCCCTTTTGTACGCAGAGGTTATACGTGCTTTTGGTCACAATGAGTTTCAGTCGACTGATATCCGAGTCGTCTCTCGGCAAACATGTTCGCAGTATCCGCAACTCACCACCAGAGGTCATATACAATAGAAAACTTCTTGCATCCGCCGCTCTATATGCTATGTCGGGATTATGTATCAGTAAGTTAAGATAGCCCTCTGGACCACTGTCTTCCAGACTAACACGTCGCAGCGTGGGATCAAGGCTCCAGTTCAGTCGTGCCATCTCTTCCAGGGTTTTCCCAAGCTTTCGGTATCACATCTGCCACCAATCCCAAGGAAGTTGCCAACTTCATCTCGTTCGTCTACCTTACGGCCGGTGTTGGATCAGGCCTCTCCTTTTTTATCAACGATAGAATCGGACGTCTTTGGTCCCTGCGACTATACTTTTGTATCTGGATCATCGGACAGCTGATTGCGACCTTTTCCAATGGGAACAAAAGCACTCTCTACGCTGCTCGATTTGTGTCTGGTCTCGGAATCGGTCCCCTGACCGTGACCGGCCCCATGTCAATTGTCGAAATTGCACCCACCGAGATCCGAGGTCTTCTTACAGTCTGGTTTAGCGTTGTGATGTTGCTGAGCTTGACCGTCAGTACCTTGACGGTTTATGCTTGTTTCCTACACCTCGAAGCTTCGCACTTCCAGTACCAATTGGTTTGGTTTCTCCCTACTATCTTCTGTGCGATTATCATTGCCGCAAGCTTCTTCTGTGCCTGCGAGTCTCCGAGATGGCTGATGCTGGTCGGCCGCAGAGAAGAAGCCATCGAAACACTGGCAACTTTACGAGGACTACCTGCCGACCATCCACGTGTTGCTGGGGAAATCGCAGACATTGAACAGCAGATTCAAGCCGAAAAGTCTCACTACGGTTCCAACGGTGGATTCAAGGCCGTTCTACGGGAAACCTTCCTGGTACCCGCCAACCTTAGACGAGTTCAACAATCTTTGATATCCTACTTATTGGCTCAACTTTCGGGCGCCAACTCTGTCACTAGCTATCTGGTGCCAATCTTATCTCTCATAGGAGTTAATAGCGCGAATGGCAACAGCCTCTTCTTGTCCAGCATGTACTCTTTGTCCAAGTTCTTCTACACTCTCATcgcttctttcttcttcatcgacGCGTTGGGCCGCCGAAAGTCACTCTTCATTGGTATCATCATTCAGCTGATCTCTGATGTCTATATTGGTGTCTACATCAAGGCTCATAACGAAGGCTCGGTTGCGCCTGGTGCTTCCACTGCAGCCATTGCAGCCATCTTTATCCATGGATTTGGCTACGCTGTTGGTATGTCACTCCTGAacggttttttttttttttaaaaaaaaaaaaaaaaagaggtcagaaaaaagaaaactcaGCTAACTTCTGATAGGTCTTCTTGTACTTCCATACGTTTTTGGGGCGGAGCTTTGGCCTAACAGCATCCGCTCGTTTGGCTCTGCGCTTTCTCAGACTTTCCACTGGCTTTTCTACTTTGGGCTCAACCGAGCAACACCTTCGATCCTTAGCAGCATGGACAACTGGGGAGCGTTTCTATTCTTTGCTGGCTGGTGTTTTATCGCATTGGTCTATGTCTTTTTCGCTGTCCCAGAGACTGCTGGATTGCCTCTCGAACGTACCGACGAACTTTTCGACTGCCCCTGGTGGCAGATTCGCTCCAAAGCCAAGTCTCTCCATGTTGGCGCAATTTCTGGACACCCTattgatgaagagaagtAAGTTTTGGGCTCATGGCGGAATTTACTTAAGCACTATGACTTACAGTTGAAACCTTTAGTCCAGATAGCGACTCTCACAAGGACCAGCATATTACATTTAGAGGTAAGCAGGCGGACAACTAAGGCTTGAGGCTGGTTCGAGGCGTATATACGAGCCCGGGGAGTGCGAACAGCACGAGTAGGTACTCAGCAGATCAGTTTGCGTTATTTGTCGAAGTCGGAGCAGATGTAGAAATATCCAGAAGTCATTCAAGAAATTGTTCCTGCGGATAAGTCTCACGGTActagaaaagttggccgctAGAAGATAAGAGACGAAAGCAGTTGGTCAatttatgctatttagactatagttTATAGACTGCTTGTTTTTAGACCCTAAAACTTGGGATTGAGGTTGTGTATCATTAAGTAGCATTTGACAAGAATATTCTAGACCCTCAGTTAATGACATAGCTGTGCAAGAAAGAGAGTAAATGGTTTCATGAGAATGTATCGGATGAGCAAATACATAGAAGACATCACCATATAAATTCCACATATAATTCACGACCCTCGTCTTGGATTTCTAAGTGCCCGCAAATACGTCTACTTGAGAGACCTGTTAAAACACATTTACATAACAGCAGG includes:
- a CDS encoding hypothetical protein (BUSCO:5226at5125); its protein translation is MCLNTAPLIPVGSLTIEKEELCPESRVWASEDLPGWKSFRSLSSDLDINDHDTYLPNDLEIKLTQIKRIKPYLDLCRKSWARLEFNVKHKDSDRGTLRLYLLPDDALRRTVERSDRSLLRSRNKILEQLNYSQEAWNGNANAIWVDRLHIRTTVNLNSDQEEGMSLLQLFNNIPSPAPTIDSIEDPYNKSAICNILNGTIPGLNSQLYPYQRRSAALMLQKEVRSEQVLDPRLLQIQDQEGGAWYFDPVASTVLKDPRYYDGVAGGILAEEMGAGKTIICLALILATRDLPAQPPEHFRVGDGPIRKGLASLADMAASCATRHSVPWKPWFNLCKAQSGHEYTQCIKALEENPGYYFIPPPKTRRTTRRASGVVELTKKRVYLSNGSIVVVPSNLLAQWKQEIKKHTDGLEVLVVDGYKDLPPPRDLLKYDMLLFSQPRLEALKRKEGGVDASPLSQIHFKRCIVDEGHKLGNSRISGKSDMLLVLESLHFSSRWIVTGTPSHGLYGVDAQKMAKESDGVHREDIARTKTRVDESNSDLEMEKKDLTRIGAIAVLYLKVRPWAKTSLESGDTTADWTTYLLLPKHKSTGRGRWDILRSTLNSLIIRHRLTEVGDLLPPVNERLVVLKGSYQDKMSLNIFAMMVIFNAVQSQRTDMDYFFHAKQRKALTQVFQNLKQASFFGGSFYSQEDIVKAVETAEKFLQEKKVPISDEDRLLLEQAIQFGHVVINNKLKALSNQFHEMPVFVKGMPNSSSASWSLDGETGDGMCSSSNMLVALQKLVYESVSKPDKFNSLLNGQLAQEGVSERERMLASNDPGKNSQTRAGNTKLGNDQHPSIRARGMKDTKPEAEAILDGALGPLEEARITATASNKLSYLIDNILRYQEDEKILIFYENDNIAWYLAGMLEVLQIQHLIYAKGLTVQRRSQYVNTFNHNPKFRVLLMDISQAAFGLDMREASRIYFINPVLNPQVEAQAIGRARRISQKKAVFVETLVLKNSIEEVILERKQHMTQAEHHRVQSILDVGPIFDWIKNARINPMPMVEGELSKEGQMAPLGTPQYIFRRGFGRTMHPDEGLVLDDSPTKKTNDAGMVLGTLQMTNRLKRTSQSDKITVGGHHNEGGASTSNPSDVAARPSKRVRFTGGSEED
- a CDS encoding hypothetical protein (SECRETED:SignalP(1-18)), coding for MQLISLSALTLFASSALAASCFGNQQKGIAEFQNAYWDARSKMCGNSECGYQQSCTTQGSQTLQGLAKVTVKVSLERKNTGNKKGFKDCWDATGDIIVQCVRGSQQMSGTWEANGQLYQMNGWYA
- a CDS encoding hypothetical protein (TransMembrane:11 (o80-98i110-127o133-154i166-189o201-221i302-326o338-358i365-383o395-421i433-451o463-484i)), with the translated sequence MSFSRLISESSLGKHVRSIRNSPPEVIYNRKLLASAALYAMSGLCITWDQGSSSVVPSLPGFSQAFGITSATNPKEVANFISFVYLTAGVGSGLSFFINDRIGRLWSLRLYFCIWIIGQLIATFSNGNKSTLYAARFVSGLGIGPLTVTGPMSIVEIAPTEIRGLLTVWFSVVMLLSLTVSTLTVYACFLHLEASHFQYQLVWFLPTIFCAIIIAASFFCACESPRWLMLVGRREEAIETLATLRGLPADHPRVAGEIADIEQQIQAEKSHYGSNGGFKAVLRETFLVPANLRRVQQSLISYLLAQLSGANSVTSYLVPILSLIGVNSANGNSLFLSSMYSLSKFFYTLIASFFFIDALGRRKSLFIGIIIQLISDVYIGVYIKAHNEGSVAPGASTAAIAAIFIHGFGYAVGLLVLPYVFGAELWPNSIRSFGSALSQTFHWLFYFGLNRATPSILSSMDNWGAFLFFAGWCFIALVYVFFAVPETAGLPLERTDELFDCPWWQIRSKAKSLHVGAISGHPIDEENPDSDSHKDQHITFRGKQADN